The DNA sequence CCGGTGACGGTGGACTGAACCCGCGGAATACGTCACTATGGACCGTCGTTAGCACTCATCGAGTGAGAGTGCCAGGAGGAAGCAAGTGCCGACGTACCAGTACCAGTGCACCGAGTGCGGCGAGGGCCTCGAGGCGGTGCAGAAGTTCACCGATGACGCCCTGACCGTGTGCCCGAACTGCGACGGACGCCTCAAGAAGGTGTTCTCGGCGGTCGGCATCGTCTTCAAGGGCTCCGGCTTCTACCGCAACGACAGCCGCGGCTCGTCGTCGAGCAGCTCGCCCGCGTCGACGTCCTCTTCGTCCGCGTCGTCCTCTTCGACGTCGTCCGCGAAGTCGGCCTCTTCCTCCTCGTCGTCGTCCTCGGACTCCAAGGCGTCGAGCACCACCTCGTCGAGCTCATCGGCCGCGTAGCGCGCCGGTTCTCCGCACTTCGCAAGGCCCCTCCGTCCCCCGGGACGGCGGGGCCTTTCGCGCACCCGCCGCGGCCTCCCGGCCCTTTGTCCGTACGGCTACTGTGCGGGCCATGGTGAACACGGCGAACGCGCAGCAGGCCGATGTCGGCGTCATCGGCGGATCGGGCTTCTACTCCTTCCTCGACGACGTGACCGAAGTGCACGTCGACACCCCCTACGGCGCCCCGAGCGACTCCGTCCTCCTCGGTGACATGGCGGGGCGCCGGGTGGCCTTCCTGCCCCGCCACGGCCGCGGCCACCACCTGCCGCCGCACCGCATCAACTACCGCGCCAACCTGTGGGCGCTGCGCTCCCTGGGCGTGCGGCAGGTGCTCGGCCCGTGCGCGGTGGGCGGGCTCCGCCCCGAGTACGGGCCGGGGACTCTCCTCGTGCCCGACCAGTTCGTGGACCGCACGACGGGGCGCACGCAGTCGTACTTCGACGGGCTTCCGCTGCCCGACGGCAGCGTGCCGAACGTGGTGCACGTGTCGCTGGCCGACCCGTACTGCCCGGCCGGTCGGGCCGCCGCCCTGAAGGCCGCGCGCGGCCAGGACTGGGAGCCGGTGGACGGCGGGACGCTCGTGGTGATCGAGGGGCCGCGGTTCTCGACCCGCGCGGAGTCGCGCTGGTACGCGTCGCAGGGCTGGTCCGTGGTGGGCATGACCGGCCACCCCGAGGCGGCGCTGGCCCGCGAACTGGAGCTCTGCTACACGTCGATGACGCTGGTCACCGACCTGGACGCGGGCGCGGAATCGGGCGCGGGCGTCTCGCACGACGAGGTCCTGCGGGTCTTCTCCGCGAACGTGGACCGGCTGCGGACGGTGCTCTTCGACGCGGTGGCGGGGCTTCCGGCGGCCGGGGCGCGGGACTGTCTGTGCGTGGGGGCGCTGGGTGGGATGGATCCGGGGTTTCGGCTGCCGTAGCCGAGGTCGGGGGCCGGAGCCAGGGCGGGGACGGGGGTGGGGGTGGGGACGGGGGTGGGGGCCGGAGGACGGGCGGCGGAACTTTCCCTTCGGGTGAGGGAGTTGTCCACAACCGGCCGGTAGCGCACGGGGCTCAGCGGGATCGGCGGCGGGCCCGCATCGTGGGATCGGAATCCGAACTCCTCGGTCCGAACTCCTCACGGCGGGCGGTGGTCGTCATGACGCAGGACGCTTCACACATCGGTACGCGCACCAGTACGTGGCCCGGCGCCCGGGCAGCGTCGTACGTGTCCGGGACGCGGCCCGGGCCCGGCGGCGGTGGGGGCGGAGGTGCCCCGCCCCCACCCTGCGAGGTGCCGCACTTCTCCCCCTTGCACGTGCGCGGCGGGCGTCGGCGGCTGCGGCGGCTGGCCCGGCACCGCAGGCGGGCGGTGGCCGTGGGGCTCGCGATGACCGCCGCCGCGCTTGCGGCCGCCGGCCCGGAGGACGCCGAGCGGTCACGGCCCGAGGACTCCACGGCGTCCGTGGCCGCGAAGGGGGCGGACGACGGAGGGCAGCGGCCGCGGCGGGCGGCCCGGCCGGTGACCGCGCCGGTCCGGATCGCGGACGCGGCGACGGCGCGCCTGCTGCGCCCCGGCGACCGCGTGGACGTGGTCGCGGCGGAGGACCCGGCGACGGGCGGGGGCGGCGCACCCCGGGTGGTCGCGTCGAACGCCCGGGTGTCCGAGGTGCCGGAGCTCGCGGACGGGACGGCGGAGGGCGGGGCACTGGTCGTCCTCTCCGTGCCCAGAAGGACGGCGGCGCGGCTCGCGGGAGCGAGCGCCACCGCGCGCCTGGCGGTGACGCTGCGATGAGTCGCGCGCCCGCGCAGACGCCTGATGCTCTGTCAAGTCGCTCGTTCGCGTTACGGAAGTGGACAGGGCTGCCAGGCGCTGCCGTAGGTTGCGAAGCGGTTTGCCGCACAACCCGCATTTGCAACGAAAGGCCTAGTGGTGAGCGAGAAGAAGGAACCGAGCGTCTGGCAGGGCTTCAAGGCCTTCCTGACCCGCGGCAACGTCGTCGACCTGGCGGTCGCGGTCGTCATCGGCGCCGCGTTCACGAACATCGTGAACTCCGTGGTGAAGGGCGTCATCAACCCCCTGGTGGGCGCCTTCGGGACGAAGGACCTCGATCACTACAGCTCGTGTCTCAAGGACCCGTGCGTGGTGAAGAACGGCGAGGCCGTGAGCGGCATCCCGATCATGTGGGGCTCGGTGCTCAGCGCCACCCTCAGCTTCGTGATCACCGCGGCCGTCGTCTACTTCCTCATGGTCCTGCCGATGTCCAAGTACCTGGCCAAGCAGACCGCCCGCCAGGCGGCCAAGGAGGGCACGCAGGAGGTCCTCGAGGTGACGGAGCTGGAGGTGCTCAAGGAGATCCGCGACGCGCTGGTCGCGCAGCGCGGCACGAGCCCCGGCGAGACGGGACAGCCCGGGGGCGACGCCCGCTAGCGGGGACACGGGCCCTCGCCGCGCGGGCGGCGGCGCGGGCTCAGA is a window from the Streptomyces spectabilis genome containing:
- a CDS encoding FmdB family zinc ribbon protein, with the translated sequence MPTYQYQCTECGEGLEAVQKFTDDALTVCPNCDGRLKKVFSAVGIVFKGSGFYRNDSRGSSSSSSPASTSSSSASSSSTSSAKSASSSSSSSSDSKASSTTSSSSSAA
- a CDS encoding S-methyl-5'-thioadenosine phosphorylase; amino-acid sequence: MVNTANAQQADVGVIGGSGFYSFLDDVTEVHVDTPYGAPSDSVLLGDMAGRRVAFLPRHGRGHHLPPHRINYRANLWALRSLGVRQVLGPCAVGGLRPEYGPGTLLVPDQFVDRTTGRTQSYFDGLPLPDGSVPNVVHVSLADPYCPAGRAAALKAARGQDWEPVDGGTLVVIEGPRFSTRAESRWYASQGWSVVGMTGHPEAALARELELCYTSMTLVTDLDAGAESGAGVSHDEVLRVFSANVDRLRTVLFDAVAGLPAAGARDCLCVGALGGMDPGFRLP
- a CDS encoding RcpC/CpaB family pilus assembly protein, whose translation is MPHFSPLHVRGGRRRLRRLARHRRRAVAVGLAMTAAALAAAGPEDAERSRPEDSTASVAAKGADDGGQRPRRAARPVTAPVRIADAATARLLRPGDRVDVVAAEDPATGGGGAPRVVASNARVSEVPELADGTAEGGALVVLSVPRRTAARLAGASATARLAVTLR
- the mscL gene encoding large conductance mechanosensitive channel protein MscL, whose amino-acid sequence is MSEKKEPSVWQGFKAFLTRGNVVDLAVAVVIGAAFTNIVNSVVKGVINPLVGAFGTKDLDHYSSCLKDPCVVKNGEAVSGIPIMWGSVLSATLSFVITAAVVYFLMVLPMSKYLAKQTARQAAKEGTQEVLEVTELEVLKEIRDALVAQRGTSPGETGQPGGDAR